A window from Bacillus thuringiensis encodes these proteins:
- the mobP2 gene encoding MobP2 family relaxase, which translates to MSNEVSVQSSVTPGVVLKTKFVLPSSDAFQNYIDYVDREEAKSEVKLNPKMFETYQDYMGNSEKTSALFTEHANRLTESEKKSLKEMFKTAHENGSIMWQDVISFHNPWLEKQGIYDEKTKTLDEKKLMDVTRLMMKEMQKREGVEKSSIWSAAIHFNTDNIHIHVAIVEPFPTRERGKRKPKTLDAMKGKVVNNLLDRKQEQKQINDLIRNNMVGRKKEDSVFDWRNQHLKPLFLQIYKQLPSDKRQWQYSYNTIQPLKPQIDELSSRYIQHHHKKDYDKFLLKLDKEVQVFKEAYGEGKYDKKQYENYKTNKINDLYKRMGNAFLQEMKAYDKEQKRIHHMKKSKSFRKFQQNVSIQYSMRKVEGAFKSEYESWKNQKYYERMQKESAYQNERGY; encoded by the coding sequence ATGAGTAATGAGGTTTCTGTTCAATCTTCCGTCACACCGGGTGTTGTTTTAAAAACGAAATTTGTGTTACCAAGTTCCGATGCGTTTCAGAACTATATTGATTATGTAGATCGGGAGGAAGCGAAAAGTGAAGTAAAGTTGAATCCGAAAATGTTCGAAACGTATCAAGACTATATGGGTAATTCAGAAAAGACATCGGCACTATTTACGGAACACGCAAATCGCTTAACAGAAAGTGAGAAAAAGTCCTTAAAGGAAATGTTTAAAACCGCTCATGAGAATGGAAGTATCATGTGGCAAGATGTCATTTCTTTTCATAATCCTTGGCTAGAGAAACAAGGAATTTATGATGAGAAAACAAAAACGTTGGATGAGAAAAAGTTAATGGATGTAACAAGGCTTATGATGAAGGAAATGCAAAAAAGAGAGGGGGTGGAAAAAAGCTCTATTTGGTCGGCAGCCATTCATTTTAATACGGATAATATTCATATTCATGTGGCAATTGTTGAACCATTTCCAACGAGAGAACGTGGCAAAAGAAAACCAAAAACGTTAGATGCGATGAAGGGTAAAGTCGTAAATAATCTGTTAGATCGTAAGCAGGAGCAAAAACAAATTAATGATCTGATTCGAAACAATATGGTGGGAAGGAAAAAAGAAGATTCCGTTTTTGATTGGCGTAATCAACATTTGAAACCATTGTTTTTACAAATCTATAAACAGTTACCAAGTGATAAAAGACAGTGGCAATATAGCTACAATACGATTCAACCATTAAAGCCACAAATTGATGAATTAAGCAGTCGGTATATTCAACATCATCATAAAAAAGATTACGATAAGTTTCTCCTAAAGTTAGATAAAGAAGTGCAAGTTTTTAAAGAAGCATATGGGGAAGGAAAGTATGATAAGAAGCAATATGAAAATTACAAGACGAATAAAATCAATGACCTATATAAAAGAATGGGTAACGCTTTTTTACAAGAAATGAAGGCATATGATAAAGAACAAAAAAGAATCCATCACATGAAAAAATCAAAGTCATTTCGAAAATTTCAGCAGAATGTATCTATTCAGTATTCTATGAGAAAAGTGGAAGGCGCTTTTAAAAGTGAATATGAAAGTTGGAAGAACCAAAAGTATTATGAGCGTATGCAAAAAGAGAGTGCTTATCAAAATGAAAGGGGTTACTAA
- a CDS encoding LPD25 domain-containing protein translates to MSKSYKKKYQTKSPEEKKEAVQALTKKMEKSVEGYFRTPGGLKEYLTFMAKFYHYSPSNISLIQSQFQGASAVGSFSFWKEKGFPVKKGEKGIKILVPNRTVAKFKDKDGTWKSVTKASEQEKKQIESKSVEVMPGRLYFAVGHVFDVSQTNAKAEDLPRIFPNRWLDGSVTDYKSLYKGMEAIAEKNGVKIIEPKQELGVAKGVSYTLTKEVALNPRNSELQNVKTLLHELAHAKLHTAETHMHYTAPEKEFQAEMTAYAVSSYFGIDTSEYSLGYLASWTQGKEMKDKTKLLKEVHETSIEFIETIESSLEKEKTNEKGVDYMAKQVSENKDGNVRDNFEVLTGIQQNAQRLINERLGLNFEKHWENYEIQLSEDNRVLEEINPNIRLNLGEMEQIVYEFGTNREQDTFKKIVDTLEPYYEADLLEDSFNDIPIAKVSLDREKRLKVDCVNEHVKENHKDFWFQNSVSLALNVINHQISTAHKEVMNNEIEYKGLYPKSESEVIYCQETGKPLQHDELVFRVDGPGYIDGYIVGEEASYKGLDLDDGNGYCYYTTIEYEDVEEKILAPIGLEKNAQPNLLNEKQNEKNILLVEYMSLSNTTQELVSVAELREQADRNHAFEPIEGAEKLSDKEFIDAFNEANQEKFAAINQNEINRPTMLVQWSDNETFKNNQLIPFGEANEKMAEVISSIEKAREEARKRGETIPYDQARYHIAIPKEVDRDFGRMELVSMDRMNMGDGDYKTPYEQVLNEKRHLSDEVKQALRDEVVNHRNNKEIPMEKVQENPLEKSKETPNHLVTIEVLANGMQDEELARIHMMDAVTKDINYLSVWNQDSTNRDDLYVSLMEKNGKRENVYLDNILKPDLYEKVQSSIFDGRGNLSFVVYEKDVNMSLDEIVKDERYGLLVDKAEAQKDYSFNEKEVELYKEMKTDGYAPIASLDQQIQPLKEKESTTLDKDLSRKFEAYRRSQYEETPDNIDSIVTRVKAEERYYTTKYVSIDNELVSQEHVVKLENQVDEKLGKEGITVNQSTTSKEMDFDKKFQPLNGKKTNDKEKDKEIDPGNVEQSKTTKKSGRKRETMEMER, encoded by the coding sequence ATGAGTAAAAGTTATAAGAAAAAGTACCAAACGAAATCACCAGAAGAAAAGAAAGAAGCGGTGCAAGCTTTAACAAAAAAGATGGAAAAAAGTGTAGAAGGTTATTTTCGTACACCGGGAGGTTTGAAAGAGTATTTAACGTTTATGGCAAAGTTTTATCACTATTCACCATCTAATATTTCATTAATACAGAGTCAATTCCAGGGAGCCAGTGCAGTTGGTTCCTTTTCTTTTTGGAAAGAAAAAGGATTTCCGGTTAAGAAGGGTGAGAAAGGAATTAAAATCCTTGTTCCAAACCGAACGGTAGCAAAATTTAAAGATAAAGATGGGACATGGAAATCCGTTACAAAGGCGAGTGAGCAAGAGAAAAAACAAATTGAATCTAAAAGCGTAGAAGTGATGCCTGGTCGTTTATATTTTGCTGTCGGTCATGTGTTTGATGTGTCCCAAACAAACGCAAAAGCGGAAGATCTTCCTCGTATTTTTCCGAATCGTTGGCTAGACGGGAGCGTAACAGATTACAAGAGTTTGTACAAGGGAATGGAAGCCATTGCGGAAAAAAACGGTGTGAAAATTATTGAGCCGAAGCAAGAACTTGGGGTTGCAAAGGGAGTTAGTTACACCTTAACAAAAGAGGTTGCTTTGAATCCTAGAAACAGTGAATTACAAAATGTAAAAACACTTCTTCACGAATTGGCGCATGCCAAACTTCATACCGCAGAGACACATATGCATTACACAGCACCAGAAAAAGAGTTTCAAGCAGAAATGACAGCTTATGCCGTTTCTTCTTATTTTGGGATTGATACAAGCGAATATTCATTAGGATATTTAGCGAGCTGGACACAAGGAAAAGAAATGAAAGATAAAACGAAGTTGTTGAAAGAAGTACATGAAACTTCAATTGAATTTATTGAAACAATTGAAAGCTCGTTGGAAAAAGAAAAAACAAACGAAAAAGGAGTAGATTATATGGCAAAACAAGTGTCTGAAAATAAAGATGGAAATGTAAGAGACAATTTCGAGGTTTTAACAGGCATCCAACAAAATGCGCAGCGACTTATCAATGAAAGGCTTGGATTAAATTTTGAAAAACATTGGGAAAACTATGAAATTCAACTTTCAGAAGATAATCGTGTATTAGAAGAAATAAATCCTAATATTCGTTTGAATTTAGGGGAGATGGAACAGATTGTTTATGAATTTGGTACAAACAGAGAACAAGATACATTTAAAAAAATTGTGGATACATTAGAGCCATATTATGAAGCTGATTTGTTAGAAGATAGTTTCAATGATATACCAATCGCTAAGGTTTCGTTAGATCGTGAAAAGCGTTTAAAAGTCGATTGTGTTAATGAGCATGTGAAAGAAAATCATAAGGATTTTTGGTTTCAAAATTCAGTGAGTTTGGCTTTGAATGTAATTAATCACCAAATTTCAACAGCACATAAAGAAGTAATGAATAATGAGATTGAATATAAAGGACTATATCCTAAATCTGAATCAGAAGTGATTTATTGCCAAGAAACAGGTAAGCCATTACAGCACGATGAATTGGTTTTTCGTGTTGATGGTCCTGGATATATAGATGGATATATAGTAGGAGAAGAGGCAAGTTATAAAGGTTTAGATTTAGATGATGGGAATGGTTATTGTTATTATACAACGATTGAATATGAAGATGTAGAAGAAAAAATACTTGCACCAATTGGACTAGAAAAAAATGCTCAACCTAATCTTTTAAATGAAAAACAGAATGAAAAAAATATTTTACTAGTGGAATACATGAGCTTAAGTAATACGACACAAGAGCTTGTTTCTGTTGCAGAGTTAAGGGAACAAGCAGATAGGAATCATGCGTTTGAACCAATAGAAGGTGCAGAAAAATTGAGTGATAAAGAATTTATTGATGCATTCAACGAGGCGAATCAAGAAAAGTTTGCAGCAATAAATCAAAATGAAATTAATCGTCCAACTATGCTAGTTCAATGGAGCGACAATGAAACTTTTAAGAATAATCAACTGATCCCATTTGGAGAAGCCAATGAAAAGATGGCTGAAGTTATTTCAAGTATTGAAAAAGCAAGGGAAGAAGCTAGAAAAAGAGGTGAAACCATCCCTTACGATCAAGCTCGTTATCATATTGCCATTCCAAAAGAAGTCGATAGAGATTTTGGAAGAATGGAGCTTGTGAGTATGGATCGTATGAATATGGGGGATGGGGACTACAAGACACCGTATGAACAAGTATTAAACGAGAAAAGGCATTTATCGGATGAAGTAAAACAAGCGTTACGAGATGAGGTGGTGAACCATAGAAATAACAAAGAAATACCGATGGAAAAAGTACAAGAAAATCCATTAGAAAAATCGAAAGAGACACCCAACCACTTAGTTACAATTGAAGTATTAGCAAATGGTATGCAAGATGAAGAACTGGCAAGAATCCACATGATGGATGCCGTTACGAAAGATATAAATTATTTGTCTGTATGGAATCAAGATTCAACAAATCGGGACGATTTATATGTTTCACTCATGGAAAAGAACGGGAAACGAGAAAACGTCTATTTAGATAACATTTTGAAACCAGATTTATATGAAAAGGTTCAAAGTTCTATCTTTGATGGAAGAGGAAATTTGTCATTTGTTGTTTATGAAAAAGATGTAAATATGAGTCTAGATGAAATCGTAAAAGATGAACGATATGGACTCTTAGTTGATAAAGCGGAGGCACAAAAAGATTACTCTTTTAATGAAAAAGAAGTGGAATTATATAAAGAAATGAAGACAGATGGATATGCACCTATTGCTTCTCTAGATCAACAAATTCAGCCTTTAAAAGAAAAGGAGTCAACTACATTAGATAAAGATTTAAGCCGAAAATTCGAAGCATACAGACGTTCACAATATGAAGAGACACCAGATAATATTGATAGCATTGTCACTCGTGTAAAAGCTGAAGAACGGTATTATACAACGAAATATGTTTCGATTGATAATGAGCTGGTAAGCCAGGAACACGTAGTGAAATTAGAAAATCAAGTGGATGAGAAGCTTGGAAAAGAAGGAATAACAGTGAATCAGTCTACAACTTCAAAGGAAATGGATTTTGATAAAAAGTTTCAGCCATTGAATGGAAAAAAAACAAATGATAAAGAAAAAGATAAGGAAATAGATCCTGGTAATGTAGAGCAGTCGAAAACTACAAAGAAATCAGGTAGAAAAAGAGAAACAATGGAAATGGAACGATGA
- a CDS encoding DUF5592 family protein yields the protein MRSYRIPKEISTELRINKVLYLIDFFLLIGLLVVTMILRNFVHESFQLPFILFMVAIAIIMIWRPSTNPQKRMYEVLIITLLRRKGAYCAIDNDQ from the coding sequence ATGAGAAGCTATCGGATTCCGAAGGAAATCAGTACAGAATTACGGATAAATAAAGTGCTTTATTTAATAGATTTCTTTTTATTAATTGGTTTATTAGTTGTAACGATGATTCTTAGGAACTTCGTACATGAGTCCTTTCAGTTACCATTTATTCTTTTCATGGTAGCTATTGCAATTATCATGATTTGGCGACCAAGTACGAATCCTCAAAAACGAATGTATGAAGTATTGATTATTACTTTGCTAAGAAGGAAAGGTGCATATTGCGCCATTGATAACGATCAATAA
- a CDS encoding pLS20_p028 family conjugation system transmembrane protein — translation MKDKEILKVLESFSDYLQVGDIVNYVLRWLGWFLIVGLSLVVDALEGVTDAILGIKGFFNSPEIQNFVDMLYPLFVVLLAISFLYIGYMFIMNKQMNRSQIIVNIFVTLSVLCLLSTGMTKVDKFTDDAIAVVKSEQKGSLSDEIIKKNITDVAVIDQNGWKKKEDMNPKNNIPEKNIRQIDITEKIDKDFAFTKDKNLSDDGQKILQNKRVMDALGVASLAELKDGWFDFFPEKYYRWHWNFWNIFFTLLITGLTLLLVSIKLARLFYELSFNYLLANILAPADVANGQKLKAVLSNILNIFIATIMIFLSLKLYLIGTAFLHDKLNGVPYLIALAAFSMAVLDGPAAVERLFGIDIGLKSSWGMLVGGFALGKGIGSLANSKPMKSLGNMIGKGAKGAAEGTGVAAAKTASAAAMATGGVAGLISGLKKGNESENKESLQDQMKKADQKKANGNDLAKKEKEKEKEKGNLNKEEDKKNGGMPSLQEDMKKEGNENLGVANGQESGTASLQDEMKEAGKAQGASEGSQIPGTVKQGVSEGSQTPGGVRQGASEGNQTPGTVRQGANEGGQTPGTVRQGANKGSQTPGTVRQGANEGSQTPGTVRQGANEGSQTPGTVRQGTSEGSQTSSPAPMETSRPVPSGSSPAPVEASRPVPSGSSPAPVEASRPVPSGGSPAPVEAPRSVPSGGSPAPMEAPKSAPSGSSPAPVETPRSVPSGGSPAPVEAPRSVPSGGSSAPVETPRSVPSGGSPAPVETPRSVPSGGSPAPMEAPKSAPSGSSPVSADIVTVAHSSPIIPYESDKEVAASSSKETRTLGQYTTDKVKHTTSSVKQKVRGVQERINTSETVQNTKRFYQMGQNTGKSWRDIVSKNKKNTDKK, via the coding sequence TTTTAAAGGTTTTAGAATCGTTTTCGGATTATCTTCAAGTAGGAGACATCGTGAACTATGTATTGCGTTGGCTAGGATGGTTCCTAATTGTAGGTTTATCTTTAGTTGTAGATGCTTTAGAAGGTGTGACAGATGCCATACTGGGGATTAAAGGATTCTTTAATTCACCAGAAATACAAAATTTTGTTGATATGTTATATCCATTGTTTGTTGTTCTATTAGCCATTTCGTTTTTATATATTGGCTACATGTTTATTATGAACAAACAAATGAATCGTTCTCAAATTATCGTCAATATTTTCGTAACATTGAGTGTACTTTGTTTATTAAGTACGGGTATGACAAAGGTCGATAAGTTCACCGATGATGCCATAGCGGTTGTGAAATCTGAACAAAAGGGTTCTTTAAGTGATGAAATTATTAAGAAGAATATAACGGATGTTGCAGTAATAGATCAAAATGGATGGAAAAAGAAAGAGGATATGAATCCGAAAAACAATATTCCTGAAAAAAATATTAGACAGATAGATATTACTGAAAAAATAGATAAAGATTTTGCGTTCACAAAGGATAAAAATTTATCGGATGATGGTCAGAAAATTTTGCAGAATAAAAGAGTTATGGATGCGTTAGGAGTCGCATCTTTAGCTGAATTAAAAGATGGATGGTTTGATTTCTTTCCAGAAAAGTATTATCGCTGGCATTGGAATTTTTGGAACATATTCTTTACTTTACTGATAACAGGATTAACTTTGTTGTTAGTAAGTATTAAATTAGCTAGATTATTTTATGAATTGTCTTTTAACTATTTGTTAGCAAATATATTAGCACCAGCCGATGTTGCGAATGGTCAAAAGTTAAAAGCTGTATTATCTAATATCCTCAATATATTTATAGCAACGATTATGATATTCCTATCTTTGAAGCTATACCTAATAGGAACAGCTTTTCTTCATGACAAATTAAATGGTGTACCGTATCTGATTGCTTTAGCCGCATTTAGTATGGCTGTTCTAGATGGTCCAGCAGCCGTAGAAAGGTTATTCGGTATAGATATTGGATTAAAGAGTAGTTGGGGCATGTTAGTAGGTGGTTTCGCACTTGGTAAAGGAATTGGCAGTCTCGCAAATTCAAAACCTATGAAGAGTCTCGGAAATATGATTGGAAAAGGGGCGAAAGGTGCAGCAGAAGGAACTGGTGTTGCAGCAGCTAAAACAGCAAGTGCGGCAGCGATGGCAACAGGTGGCGTGGCAGGGCTTATAAGCGGTTTGAAAAAAGGGAATGAATCTGAAAATAAAGAGTCCTTGCAAGATCAAATGAAAAAAGCGGATCAGAAAAAAGCAAATGGTAATGATTTAGCAAAAAAAGAAAAAGAAAAAGAAAAAGAAAAAGGTAACTTAAATAAGGAAGAAGATAAAAAGAATGGTGGTATGCCATCACTTCAAGAAGACATGAAAAAAGAAGGGAATGAAAATCTAGGGGTAGCAAATGGTCAAGAATCGGGAACAGCTAGTCTTCAAGATGAAATGAAAGAAGCTGGAAAAGCACAAGGAGCAAGTGAAGGAAGTCAAATACCAGGAACGGTAAAGCAAGGAGTGAGTGAAGGAAGCCAGACACCAGGAGGCGTAAGACAAGGAGCGAGTGAAGGAAATCAAACACCAGGAACAGTAAGACAAGGAGCAAATGAAGGAGGTCAAACACCAGGAACAGTAAGACAAGGAGCAAATAAAGGAAGTCAAACACCAGGAACAGTAAGACAAGGAGCAAATGAAGGAAGTCAAACACCAGGAACAGTAAGACAAGGAGCAAATGAAGGAAGTCAAACACCAGGAACAGTAAGACAAGGAACAAGTGAAGGAAGTCAAACATCAAGCCCGGCACCAATGGAAACATCAAGACCAGTACCAAGCGGAAGTAGTCCGGCACCAGTAGAAGCATCAAGACCAGTACCAAGCGGAAGTAGTCCGGCACCAGTAGAAGCATCAAGACCAGTACCAAGTGGAGGAAGCCCGGCACCAGTGGAAGCACCAAGATCAGTACCAAGTGGAGGAAGCCCGGCACCAATGGAAGCGCCAAAATCAGCACCAAGCGGAAGTAGCCCGGCACCAGTGGAAACACCAAGATCAGTACCAAGTGGAGGAAGCCCGGCACCAGTGGAAGCACCAAGATCAGTACCAAGTGGAGGAAGCTCGGCACCAGTGGAAACACCAAGATCAGTACCAAGTGGAGGAAGCCCGGCACCAGTGGAAACACCAAGATCAGTACCAAGTGGAGGAAGCCCGGCACCAATGGAAGCGCCAAAATCAGCACCAAGCGGAAGTAGCCCGGTATCAGCCGACATCGTAACGGTGGCACATAGTAGCCCAATTATTCCTTATGAAAGTGATAAAGAAGTGGCAGCAAGTAGCAGTAAGGAAACACGGACATTGGGACAATATACAACGGATAAAGTTAAACATACGACATCATCAGTGAAACAAAAAGTAAGAGGAGTACAAGAACGAATTAATACTTCTGAAACGGTACAAAATACAAAGCGTTTTTATCAAATGGGTCAAAATACGGGTAAAAGTTGGAGAGATATCGTGAGCAAAAATAAAAAGAATACGGATAAAAAATAA
- a CDS encoding VirB4 family type IV secretion system protein codes for MFAFKNKKSKKEKQEELKKKKGYNPFLVARVQPQGGISFKESYFQTGDGLGTCIHVYDYPTEVNDFWLEQIMNMPNVITTLDVMSDNRNEVVESINKSMSEQSVRHDTAKDNIDRIDAKNEFLELEALYTDLKQGEVMKRIHIRIYVSARTIDELEKQVKEILETLESYNFRGAVFLNEQEYEWDALVTSFDTQKNYVNRRKGKEIPAVSLAGGCPFHYSYLHDPYGTYYGTTKTKGNVIFDIFHKDNQRKSYNGVMVGKSGAGKSTLLKKKTVDYASKGHFVRVFDVVEEFTDTVEELGGKTIALDGSQGQINPLQVYKTAESEEVSFTQHLSKLTIIYRFIAPEAKDDEIKEYENLLRKLYIRMGLWNDEKGAKNEITTRTPNEYPIFSNFLSFVRDELYEDVENRKHHENLGESRKHRLELIELNLVNLVEAYAELFDGPTTIEDFKKEQVVSFSLRNISSFKPEVFQAQIFNVLNLLWNEMISNGAPQLKAFNKKQLAFEDVVRYFIIIDEAHHIINTKKESAHALQFLTKLSREDRKYFAGLLYASHTIRDFVPEGSSQEMIDEIKKLFELTQYKFIMQQDNNSLDMLRKVFAGQLSESEIAAIPHLPTGDVILSIGAVKNIHFHVEVTDEELMLFGGGA; via the coding sequence ATGTTTGCGTTCAAGAATAAAAAATCTAAAAAAGAAAAACAAGAGGAACTAAAAAAGAAGAAAGGTTACAACCCCTTTTTAGTGGCTAGAGTTCAGCCGCAAGGGGGAATTAGTTTTAAAGAAAGTTATTTTCAAACAGGTGATGGATTAGGTACTTGCATTCATGTCTATGATTATCCAACAGAGGTAAATGATTTTTGGTTAGAGCAAATTATGAATATGCCAAATGTGATCACAACATTAGATGTCATGAGTGATAATCGAAATGAAGTAGTTGAATCAATTAATAAATCCATGAGTGAACAAAGTGTTCGGCATGATACAGCGAAGGATAATATAGATCGGATCGATGCGAAAAATGAATTTTTAGAGCTGGAAGCTCTTTATACGGATTTGAAACAAGGTGAGGTCATGAAACGTATTCACATTCGTATTTATGTTTCCGCTAGAACAATAGATGAGCTAGAAAAACAAGTAAAAGAAATCCTGGAAACATTAGAATCTTATAATTTTCGAGGAGCTGTCTTTTTAAATGAACAAGAGTATGAATGGGATGCACTCGTAACGAGCTTTGATACACAAAAAAATTATGTGAACCGAAGAAAAGGGAAAGAAATTCCGGCAGTCAGTTTGGCTGGTGGGTGTCCGTTTCATTATTCTTATTTGCACGATCCATACGGTACGTATTATGGAACAACGAAAACAAAAGGAAATGTTATTTTTGATATTTTTCATAAAGACAATCAAAGAAAGAGTTATAACGGTGTAATGGTTGGAAAGTCTGGTGCGGGTAAATCAACATTGTTAAAAAAGAAAACGGTGGATTATGCAAGTAAGGGTCACTTTGTTCGGGTATTTGATGTTGTAGAAGAGTTTACGGATACAGTAGAAGAGCTAGGTGGAAAGACAATTGCGTTAGATGGATCACAAGGTCAGATTAACCCACTTCAAGTATATAAGACAGCAGAAAGTGAGGAAGTCAGTTTTACCCAGCATTTATCTAAACTAACAATTATTTATCGGTTCATTGCACCAGAAGCAAAAGATGATGAAATTAAAGAATATGAAAATTTACTTCGTAAACTATATATTCGTATGGGATTATGGAATGACGAAAAAGGAGCGAAAAATGAAATTACAACAAGAACACCAAACGAGTATCCCATTTTCTCAAACTTTTTATCTTTTGTTCGTGATGAATTATATGAGGATGTAGAAAATAGAAAACACCATGAGAATTTAGGAGAAAGCAGAAAACATCGTTTAGAGTTGATAGAATTGAATCTTGTAAATTTAGTAGAAGCATATGCAGAATTATTTGATGGGCCTACTACAATTGAAGATTTCAAGAAAGAACAGGTTGTATCTTTTTCTTTACGGAATATATCCAGTTTTAAACCAGAGGTATTCCAGGCACAGATTTTTAATGTGTTAAATCTCCTTTGGAATGAAATGATTTCAAACGGTGCGCCTCAATTAAAAGCCTTTAACAAAAAGCAACTTGCGTTTGAAGATGTAGTTCGTTATTTCATTATTATTGACGAGGCACATCATATTATAAATACGAAAAAAGAAAGCGCCCATGCGCTACAATTTTTAACAAAACTTAGTCGTGAAGATCGAAAATATTTTGCAGGTCTTTTATATGCAAGTCATACAATTCGAGATTTTGTACCGGAAGGATCTTCACAAGAAATGATTGACGAAATTAAAAAGCTATTTGAACTTACACAGTACAAATTTATTATGCAGCAAGATAATAACAGTTTAGATATGTTACGAAAAGTATTTGCAGGACAGTTAAGTGAAAGTGAGATTGCAGCGATTCCACATTTGCCAACAGGGGATGTCATCTTAAGTATTGGGGCTGTAAAAAACATTCATTTTCATGTAGAAGTAACAGATGAAGAATTGATGTTATTCGGGGGAGGTGCTTAA
- a CDS encoding bifunctional lytic transglycosylase/C40 family peptidase, whose product MHLVLKIIPKKWLITLALLVMGLFSFLLLGVVSIFIAAMGSDSGTDTGDITYTGEGQVMNVSPEVLKWEPTIRKHAKAFGVEPFVALMLAQMMQESGGRGSDPMQSSEGAFNTKYCKSPNCITDPDYSIWAGVQEFKHAIERAGVTSPGDMDHIKTALQAYNFGTGFFDFVGANGGKYTKELAIKFSQQQYQKVKHTGMYHCLRPEAVPYQACYGDILYVDAVLKYYQPGSVVSGGGGNPGSGGSSGSKVADVGRQWIGRSTYVFGGGRNTNDIARGIFDCSSFVRWAFEQVGMYTSPIGAVSTETLNKIGTKVSANDMKPGDVIFFDTYKHDGHVGIVIDKNTFIGCQTNKGVSIEDLNNPYWKKVFSGHVRRF is encoded by the coding sequence ATGCATCTAGTTTTAAAGATTATACCAAAGAAATGGCTCATCACTTTAGCACTACTTGTGATGGGTCTTTTTTCTTTTCTTTTACTTGGAGTAGTAAGCATTTTTATTGCGGCAATGGGGAGTGATAGTGGAACAGACACGGGTGATATTACGTATACAGGTGAAGGGCAAGTCATGAATGTTTCGCCCGAAGTTTTGAAATGGGAACCTACGATTCGGAAGCATGCGAAAGCCTTTGGTGTAGAACCTTTTGTTGCTTTAATGCTTGCTCAAATGATGCAAGAGAGCGGAGGACGTGGTAGTGATCCGATGCAGAGTTCCGAAGGCGCTTTTAATACGAAATATTGTAAATCACCAAACTGTATTACAGATCCGGATTACAGTATTTGGGCTGGTGTACAGGAGTTTAAACATGCGATAGAAAGAGCCGGAGTAACGAGTCCAGGGGACATGGATCATATTAAAACAGCCCTTCAAGCTTACAATTTCGGGACAGGATTTTTTGATTTTGTTGGCGCAAATGGTGGTAAGTATACGAAAGAATTAGCCATCAAATTTTCACAACAACAATATCAAAAAGTGAAACACACAGGAATGTACCATTGCCTTAGACCAGAAGCCGTACCATATCAAGCGTGTTATGGCGATATTTTGTACGTTGACGCAGTTTTAAAATATTATCAGCCGGGTTCTGTTGTTTCTGGCGGAGGAGGAAATCCAGGAAGTGGCGGAAGTAGCGGTTCAAAAGTTGCCGATGTAGGTCGCCAATGGATAGGGCGTTCTACCTATGTATTTGGTGGAGGACGTAACACAAATGACATCGCAAGAGGGATTTTTGATTGTTCAAGTTTTGTACGCTGGGCATTCGAACAAGTAGGAATGTATACCAGTCCGATTGGCGCTGTAAGTACGGAAACATTAAATAAAATTGGTACAAAAGTATCAGCAAATGATATGAAACCGGGTGATGTTATTTTCTTTGATACCTACAAACATGACGGACACGTTGGTATTGTAATTGATAAAAATACTTTCATTGGATGCCAAACGAATAAAGGTGTTTCTATTGAAGATTTAAATAATCCGTATTGGAAAAAAGTCTTTTCTGGTCATGTAAGAAGGTTCTAA